Proteins from a single region of Corylus avellana chromosome ca11, CavTom2PMs-1.0:
- the LOC132165749 gene encoding uncharacterized protein LOC132165749 gives MTTAGEFVQAVDDGLRLAKRVYFGKDRSVAPPKPPPPMDKSATAEAANSWLMPSAPMVYAVINDPAIVDNPDVPSYQPHVHGRCDPSALIPLQMNGIELEAFCALDTAFVTVRGSWRVHCVMGSRSCDCRIAVPMGEQGSVLGVEVDVLRKSYRTQLIVTEDVEGTAKAARENGGFLKPHIFTLTIPEVDGGSNLSIKISWSQKLLHCDGEFSLNIPFTFPEYVTPAGKKISKKEKIQLNLNTGTGTQVLCKTISHPLKETSRNVGKLGFLYESEVHSWSSTDFSFSYSVSSSQIFGGVLLQSPSVLDIDQRELFGIYIFPGNLQRRKVFRKDIVIIVDISGSMRGKPLDDTKNALSAALSKLDPEDSFSIIAFNGETYQFSTSLELATTEAVERAIQWISMNFIAGGATNILPPLNMAIDLLSKVHGSIPIIFLVTDGAVEDERHICDAMKNCLTDGRPICPRIYTFGIGEFCNHYFLRMLATIGRGQYGAAYDIDSLEFQMQKLFTRALSPVFANIAIDGWDDLDEVVVYPSHIPDLSSESPLIISGRYRGKFPDTLKAKGVLADLSKFMIDLKIEMARDIPLDRVFAKEQIELLTAQAWFSDNKQLEQKVAKMSIQTAVVSEYTRMVILETDRGKIAKESVGVKEVTNKNHSLETVDYKGQKMIMLRSLGMGFGNLNATVENIPPGLEEPKLPEAAEIFVNAASNCCSSMCTHCCCMCGIHCCSRMNNQCAIVLTQLCTALACFGCIECCADVCCSGSDGR, from the exons ATGACTACGGCCGGCGAATTTGTTCAGGCGGTCGACGACGGGCTGAGGCTTGCGAAGCGCGTGTACTTCGGGAAGGACCGGTCAGTGGCGCCTCCGAAGCCGCCGCCGCCGATGGACAAGTCGGCGACGGCGGAGGCGGCAAACTCTTGGCTGATGCCCTCGGCACCGATGGTCTACGCTGTTATAAACGACCCGGCGATCGTGGACAATCCGGACGTACCGAGCTACCAGCCGCACGTGCACGGCAGGTGCGACCCGTCGGCTTTGATCCCACTCCAGATGAACGGGATCGAGCTCGAGGCCTTTTGCGCTCTGGACACGGCGTTCGTTACTGTCCGCGGGTCGTGGAGGGTCCATTGCGTAATGGGTAGTCGGAGCTGCGATTGCCGCATTGCGGTCCCGATGGGCGAGCAG GGTTCAGTTCTAGGTGTTGAGGTTGATGTGCTTAGAAAGTCATATCGTACTCAACTCATTGTGACGGAAGATGTGGAAGGGACGGCGAAAGCAGCTCGAGAAAATGGGGGCTTTTTAAAGCCACATATATTTACCTTAACAATACCAGAG GTCGATGGGGGTTCcaatctttcaattaaaattagcTGGTCTCAGAAATTGTTACACTGTGATGGCGAGTTCTCCTTGAATATACCGTTTACTTTTCCTGAGTATGTCACTCCGGCTGGAAAGAAAATctctaaaaaggaaaagatacaATTAAACCTGAACACTGGTACTGGAACTCAAGTCTTATGCAAGACAATCAGTCATCCTTTGAAG GAAACAAGCCGGAATGTAGGGAAGTTGGGTTTCTTATACGAATCAGAAGTTCACTCATGGTCAAGCACTGACTTTAGTTTCTCGTATAGT GTCTCTTCAAGTCAAATATTCGGTGGTGTACTCTTGCAATCTCCGTCTGTGCTTGATATTGATCAAAGGGAGTTGtttggtatatatatttttcctggAAATCTGCAGAGAAGGAAG GTGTTCAGAAAGGATATAGTAATTATTGTTGATATAAGTGGAAGCATGCGGGGAAAGCCACTTGATGATACAAAGAATGCACTATCAGCAGCCCTCTCTAAGCTTGATCCTGAAGATTCGTTTAGCATTATAGCTTTTAATGGAGAGACATATCAGTTTTCAACATCACTGGAATTGGCAACCACAGAAGCAGTTGAAAGGGCCATTCAATGGATTAGCATGAACTTTATAGCTGGGGGAGCAACAAATATTTTACCACCCCTTAACATG GCGATTGATTTGCTATCCAAAGTCCATGGTTCAATTCCTATAATCTTCCTTGTTACTGATGGGGCTGTTGAGGATGAGAGACACATTTGTGATGCAATGAAAAATTGTCTAACAGATGGAAGACCAATTTGTCCACGTATTTACACTTTCGGCATAG GTGAATTCTGCAACCATTATTTCCTGAGAATGCTTGCAACAATTGGCAGGGGCCAATATGGTGCTGCTTACGATATAG ATTCTCTTGAGTTTCAAATGCAAAAGTTATTTACCAGAGCCTTGTCTCCTGTTTTTGCAAATATAGCTATTGACGGATGGGATGATCTTGATGAAGTTGTG GTATACCCTTCTCATATTCCGGATCTTTCGTCTGAGAGTCCATTAATTATATCTGGTAGATACCGGGGAAAATTTCCCGACACTCTGAAAGCGAAAGGTGTCTTAGCTGATTTGAGTAAGTTTATGATAGACTTGAAGATAGAAATGGCCAGGGACATACCGCTTGACAGG GTATTTGCAAAAGAACAGATAGAACTACTTACAGCTCAGGCATGGTTTTCAGACAATAAGCAGCTTGAGCAAAAG gttGCAAAAATGAGCATACAGACTGCTGTTGTATCCGAATATACTCGTATGGTTATACTTGAGACTGATAGAGGAAAGATAGCCAAAGAATCAGTTGGAGTAAAAGAG GTAACAAACAAAAACCATTCCCTGGAAACGGTAGACTATAAGGGCCAGAAAATGATAATGCTGCGAAGCCTTGGCATGGGGTTTGGCAACTTGAATGCAACCGTTGAAAATATACCTCCAGGACTCGAAGAACCAAAATTGCCTGAAGCTGCTGAAATTTTCGTTAACGCAGCTTCGAACTGCTGCAGCAGTATGTGTACTCACTGCTGTTGCATGTGCGGCATCCACTGTTGTTCCAGGATGAATAACCAATGTGCAATCGTATTAACGCAACTTTGTACTGCTCTTGCATGTTTTGGCTGCATTGAATGTTGTGCGGATGTGTGCTGTTCTGGTAGCGATGGACGATAG
- the LOC132166442 gene encoding protein LAZ1 homolog 2 isoform X2 gives MVPVYATESIISLCVRRLSLACDILRNCYEAFALYSFGSYLVACLGGERRVIELLENKSRKQLGKPLLEGADENHSVEQRSFRNFFFRPCTLGKELLVIEKFGLVQYMILKMVCAFLAFLLELFGVYGDGEFKWYYGYPYIAVVLNFSQMWALYCLVKFYNVTHERLQSIKPLAKFISFKAIVFATWWQGVGIALLCAFGILPKEGKVQTGLQDFLICIEMAIAAIAHVYVFSAEPYHFLPVAEYGKITTETTKEAVKLEQGHDEKPAVLESTETEAEAPGTSVRESVQEIVLEGGQHVVKDVVLTFNQAIGPVEKGVTKIQETFHQKSVGSDDQHVEEESELKVEQHVEANLGES, from the exons ATGGTTCCAGTCTATGCCACTGAATCA ATTATATCCTTGTGCGTTCGAAGATTGTCTCTTGCATGTGACATTTTAAGAAACTGCTATGAAGCATTTGCCTTGTATTCTTTTGGGAGCTATTTGGTTGCTTGCCTGG GTGGCGAAAGAAGGGTCATAGAACTACTAGAAAATAAGTCAAGGAAACAGCTTGGCAAACCATTATTAGAAGGAGCAGATGAGAATCATTCAGTGGAGCAAAGATCGTTCAGAAACTTCTTCTTTCGACCTTGTACTCTTGGGAAAGAATTGCTTGTGATAGAAAAATTCGGCCTTGTACAGTAT ATGATTTTGAAGATGGTTTGTGCTTTCTTAGCTTTCTTGTTGGAACTCTTTGGTGTTTATGGTGATGGGGAATTCAAGTGGTACTATGG TTATCCATACATAGCAGTGGTATTGAACTTCAGCCAGATGTGGGCATTGTATTGCCTTGTGAAGTTCTATAATGTAACTCATGAAAGACTTCAATCAATAAAGCCACTTGCAAAGTTCATCAGCTTCAAGGCCATTGTGTTTGCTACTTGGTGGCAAGGTGTGGGTATTGCCTTGTTGTGTGCATTTGGAATTCTGCCAAAGGAGGGAAAAGTACAAACTGGACTGCAGGATTTCTTGATTTGTATAGAA ATGGCCATTGCAGCTATTGCTCATGTGTATGTTTTCTCGGCGGAACCATACCATTTCCTCCCCGTCGCCGAGTATGGGAAGATCACTACTGAAACAACCAAAGAAGCAGTGAAGTTAGAGCAAGGTCATGATGAGAAACCAGCCGTGCTTGAAAGTACTGAAACAGAGGCAGAGGCTCCTGGAACAAGTGTCAGGGAGAGTGTTCAGGAAATTGTTCTTGAAGGTGGTCAACAT GTCGTCAAAGATGTTGTATTGACATTTAATCAAGCTATAGGGCCTGTGGAAAAGGGGGTGACAAAAATCCAGGAGACCTTCCACCAAAAATCAGTGGGATCAGATGACCAACATGTTGAAGAAGAGTCAGAGTTGAAAGTAGAGCAACATGTTGAAGCAAATCTTGGAGAAAGTTAA
- the LOC132166442 gene encoding protein LAZ1 homolog 2 isoform X1, which translates to MASKLYISAYTDIYRELHQPVLITAGCFSAIAVILSIYLILQHLRSYTNPAEQKWIVAVVFMVPVYATESIISLCVRRLSLACDILRNCYEAFALYSFGSYLVACLGGERRVIELLENKSRKQLGKPLLEGADENHSVEQRSFRNFFFRPCTLGKELLVIEKFGLVQYMILKMVCAFLAFLLELFGVYGDGEFKWYYGYPYIAVVLNFSQMWALYCLVKFYNVTHERLQSIKPLAKFISFKAIVFATWWQGVGIALLCAFGILPKEGKVQTGLQDFLICIEMAIAAIAHVYVFSAEPYHFLPVAEYGKITTETTKEAVKLEQGHDEKPAVLESTETEAEAPGTSVRESVQEIVLEGGQHVVKDVVLTFNQAIGPVEKGVTKIQETFHQKSVGSDDQHVEEESELKVEQHVEANLGES; encoded by the exons ATGGCATCAAAGTTATATATCTCAGCCTATACAGACATATACAGAGAGCTTCATCAACCAGTCCTCATTACTGCAGGATGCTTTTCAGCTATAGCAGTGATCCTCTCCATCTACCTTATTCTCCAACATCTCAGATCATACACCAATCCTGCA GAACAAAAATGGATTGTTGCTGTTGTTTTCATGGTTCCAGTCTATGCCACTGAATCA ATTATATCCTTGTGCGTTCGAAGATTGTCTCTTGCATGTGACATTTTAAGAAACTGCTATGAAGCATTTGCCTTGTATTCTTTTGGGAGCTATTTGGTTGCTTGCCTGG GTGGCGAAAGAAGGGTCATAGAACTACTAGAAAATAAGTCAAGGAAACAGCTTGGCAAACCATTATTAGAAGGAGCAGATGAGAATCATTCAGTGGAGCAAAGATCGTTCAGAAACTTCTTCTTTCGACCTTGTACTCTTGGGAAAGAATTGCTTGTGATAGAAAAATTCGGCCTTGTACAGTAT ATGATTTTGAAGATGGTTTGTGCTTTCTTAGCTTTCTTGTTGGAACTCTTTGGTGTTTATGGTGATGGGGAATTCAAGTGGTACTATGG TTATCCATACATAGCAGTGGTATTGAACTTCAGCCAGATGTGGGCATTGTATTGCCTTGTGAAGTTCTATAATGTAACTCATGAAAGACTTCAATCAATAAAGCCACTTGCAAAGTTCATCAGCTTCAAGGCCATTGTGTTTGCTACTTGGTGGCAAGGTGTGGGTATTGCCTTGTTGTGTGCATTTGGAATTCTGCCAAAGGAGGGAAAAGTACAAACTGGACTGCAGGATTTCTTGATTTGTATAGAA ATGGCCATTGCAGCTATTGCTCATGTGTATGTTTTCTCGGCGGAACCATACCATTTCCTCCCCGTCGCCGAGTATGGGAAGATCACTACTGAAACAACCAAAGAAGCAGTGAAGTTAGAGCAAGGTCATGATGAGAAACCAGCCGTGCTTGAAAGTACTGAAACAGAGGCAGAGGCTCCTGGAACAAGTGTCAGGGAGAGTGTTCAGGAAATTGTTCTTGAAGGTGGTCAACAT GTCGTCAAAGATGTTGTATTGACATTTAATCAAGCTATAGGGCCTGTGGAAAAGGGGGTGACAAAAATCCAGGAGACCTTCCACCAAAAATCAGTGGGATCAGATGACCAACATGTTGAAGAAGAGTCAGAGTTGAAAGTAGAGCAACATGTTGAAGCAAATCTTGGAGAAAGTTAA
- the LOC132164933 gene encoding protein DEEPER ROOTING 1, producing the protein MLQEPQLSDKHHGLLAIGTLGNHNLKEDPERSNNIVDQGNSSSSQDHLQEFTSEELGKLQKELNLLLDIDDHESNSSKYIVLNSVKDVCLENTKGGGIGKKSLFFVLKKMFVCRSAGLAPAPSLRDPLTESRMEKILSAILQKKIYPQSCSSAALSTKKYLENRHMPKSAHGEDELSFKADNRSKWIKTDSEYIVLEI; encoded by the exons ATGCTACAAGAGCCTCAATTAAGCGACAAGCATCATGGATTGCTAGCAATTGGGACACTGGGAAACCACAATTTGAAAGAAGATCCAGAGCGGAGCAATAATATTGTTGACCAGGGGAATTCATCCTCCTCCCAAGATCATCTGCAAGAATTTACATCTGAAGAACTGGGCAAGCTTCAGAAGGAGTTGAACTTATTACTAGATATTGATGATCATGAGTCAAACAGCAGCAAATATATCGTTCTAAATAGTGTAAAAGATGTTTGTTTGGAGAATACAAAGGGTGGCGGCATTGGCAAAAAATCATTGTTCTTTGTTCTTAAGAAGATGTTTGTCTGCAGAAGTGCTGGATTAGCACCTGCTCCCAGCTTAAGAGATCCACTCACAGAATCAAGAATGGAGAag ATTTTGAGCGCAATACTTCAAAAGAAGATATATCCCCAAAGTTGTAGCAGCGCAGCATTGTCTACGAAGAAATACCTGGAGAATAGGCACATGCCAAAGTCTGCTCATGGCGAGGATGAACTGAGTTTTAAGGCCGACAATAGAAGTAAATGGATCAAGACAGATTCTGAAT ATATTGTTCTAGAGATATAA
- the LOC132166538 gene encoding sm-like protein LSM1B: MSWAGPEDVLLSTSLASYLDKKLLVLLRDGRKLMGLLCSFDQFANVVLQDACERVIVGDIYCDLPLGLYVIRGENVVLIGELDLEKEELPPHMTRVSEAEIKRAQKAERDATDLKGSMRKRMEFLDFD, translated from the exons ATGTCGTGGGCTGGCCCTGAAGATGTCTTGCTCTCCACCTCTCTTGCTAGCTATCTTGACA AAAAACTTCTTGTCCTGTTGCGAGATGGTCGAAAGCTCATGGGGCTACTATGTTCTTTTGATCAATTTG CTAATGTTGTTCTTCAAGATGCCTGTGAGCGAGTTATTGTTGGTGACATTTATTGTGACCTCCCCTTAGGTCTATATGTAATCCGTGGGGAGAATGTTGTCTTAATTGGAGAGCTG GATTTGGAGAAGGAAGAGCTTCCACCGCATATGACCCGGGTGTCAGAAGCAGAGATAAAAAGG GCTCAGAAAGCAGAAAGGGATGCTACAGATCTGAAGGGCTCCATGAGAAAAAGAATGGAGTTCCTTGATTTTGACTGA
- the LOC132165405 gene encoding uncharacterized protein LOC132165405, with product KSFATTMVSASEIVAKLNLTPHPEGGFYYETFRDTSVVLSKSQLPPEYKVERPVSTCIYFLLPSGSVSHLHRIPCAETWHFYVGEPITILELNEKDGHVKLTPLGPNLMENEQPQYTVPPNVWFGSYPSKDVTISPDGAVVKAPSRNAEYHFSLVGCTCAPAFQFQDFELAKRSDLLSRFPDKELLISLLTYPD from the exons AAAAGTTTTGCAACAACCATGGTTTCTGCATCAGAGATCGTCGCCAAGTTGAATCTGACGCCCCACCCAGAAGGTGGGTTTTACTACGAAACTTTCAGAGACACCTCCGTCGTCCTCTCCAAGTCTCAGCTCCCCCCGGAGT ACAAGGTGGAACGCCCTGTGAGTACATGCATTTACTTCCTGCTACCGTCTGGGAGTGTGTCGCACCTCCACCGTATACCATGTGCAGAAACCTGGCATTTCTATGTGGGAGAACCAATTACG ATATTGGAGCTGAATGAGAAAGACGGGCATGTGAAGCTAACCCCCCTTGGACCCAATCTGATGGAGAATGAGCAACCGCAGTACACAGTGCCTCCAAACGTTTGGTTTGGTTCGTATCCTTCGAAGGACGTCACCATTTCCCCTGATGGGGCGGTGGTCAAAGCACCTTCAAGGAATGCTGAATATCACTTCTCTCTTGTGGGATGCACCTGCGCACCTGCCTTTCAGTTTCAGGATTTTGAGCTCGCAAAACGCTCTGACCTTCTTTCACGCTTCCCGGACAAAGAGCTCCTCATCTCTTTGCTCACATATCCTGACTGA
- the LOC132165403 gene encoding actin-100-like, which yields MDFNENRPIVCDNGTGSVKAGFAGDDAPCVLFPSIIGRPRNRHAMIGIEQNDVYYGDEAQARRGILSLSYPIEHGIVRDWEAMERLWEHTFDKELRVNIEEHAVLLTESPLNPKSNREKMVEIMFEGFEIPATYIAIQAVLSLYASGRTTGIVMDSGEGVTHVVPIYEGYALPHAIHRLDLAGKDLTDYLTKILTEEGYIFTTSAEREIVRDIKERLSYVAMDFEKELGVSRPESFELDKQYELPDGEVITVGAGRFKCPEALFNPRMVGMESSGVHEIVLKSIRRCDMDIRREMFGNVVLSGGTTVIPGLADRLAKELTSLAPPGVRVKVVAPPERKYSVWIGGSILASLSTFQQMWITKEDYMESGPSIVHMKCI from the exons ATGGATTTTAACGAAAACCGTCCAATCGTCTGTGACAATGGAACAGGCTCTGTCAAG GCTGGGTTTGCTGGTGACGATGCTCCATGTGTACTTTTTCCTAGCATAATAGGCCGGCCACGAAACAGGCATGCTATGATTGGCATTGAACAAAATGATGTCTACTATGGAGATGAAGCACAAGCAAGGCGTGGGATCCTCAGTTTAAGCTATCCCATTGAGCATGGAATAGTGAGAGACTGGGAAGCTATGGAGAGACTCTGGGAGCATACATTTGACAAGGAGCTCAGGGTCAACATAGAAGAACACGCTGTCCTCTTAACGGAATCCCCGCTGAATCCCAAATCTAACAGAGAGAAGATGGTGGAGATCATGTTTGAAGGTTTTGAAATCCCAGCCACGTATATAGCCATTCAAGCTGTGCTCTCCCTGTATGCCAGTGGCCGAACCACAG GAATTGTCATGGATTCTGGAGAAGGAGTCACACATGTAGTCCCAATCTATGAGGGCTATGCACTTCCCCATGCCATCCACCGGCTTGATTTAGCTGGCAAAGACCTTACAGACTACCTCACCAAGATCCTAACAGAAGAAGGATACATATTCACAACATCAGCGGAAAGAGAAATTGTCAGGGACATAAAGGAGCGACTTTCTTATGTTGCAATGGATTTTGAAAAAGAACTTGGTGTGTCAAGGCCGGAGAGCTTCGAGCTGGACAAGCAATATGAATTGCCTGATGGGGAAGTTATAACGGTTGGAGCGGGGCGGTTCAAGTGCCCGGAAGCcctgtttaatccaagaatggtGGGAATGGAGTCCAGCGGTGTCCATGAGATTGTGCTTAAGTCTATCAGAAGGTGCGATATGGACATCAGGAGAGAGATGTTTGGTAATGTGGTACTTAGTGGGGGCACCACTGTGATACCAGGCCTCGCTGATAGGTTGGCCAAAGAGCTGACCTCACTGGCACCTCCCGGAGTAAGGGTGAAGGTGGTTGCACCACCAGAAAGAAAGTACAGTGTTTGGATTGGTGGCTCCATTCTGGCTTCATTAAGCACTTTTCAGCAG ATGTGGATAACCAAAGAAGACTACATGGAGTCAGGTCCTTCTATTGTCCACATGAAATGCATTTGA